The sequence AGAGTGATAAGTGCTTGCGCTTGAACGGCTACCAGATGCCAGATGTTGCTGGTCTTTTCTGGATGTCCCGACCAGATACGAATGGCACGCCCTCGCATCTGGTTACTCAGCATAAAGCTCCCCACAAAGCTTCCGAGGATTAGGGAATTAACACAAGGAGCATCCCAACCCTCTCCAAGGAGAGATTTAGTTCCGACTAGGACTTGAATCCGGCCTCGTTGAAAAAGCTCCGTCACTGCCGCTACGATTCCCTTAGCTGAGCTCGGAAAACCAACCTGCACATAATCTTTTGGATCCAAGTGACCAATAGATGAGAAACTAAGAGGAACCTGAGGCAAGAGTTCCTTCAACTCTGCTGCCACATCGGTAGGCAAAATAACGACACTACCTGACAAGACAGCCAAAGACACAGTTATCTCTTGCTCCTGAGCTTTTCGACGAATGCTTTCAAAATAAGGGAGAACCCCCAACTGAGAAATGGTTGCTTGATTATCTCCCAGATAGGTGGCAAAATCCTTGCGAATATAGTCAGCTAGTACTAACTGTCTCAGTTCCTGACCTAGACTCTCATACTCTGTCAAGAAGATATCGGCAATGGCAGACAACTTCCCCAGAGATTGGGTTAAAAGCTGGTCAGAAGCCTTGGACTTAACTAGATAAACCTGACGTTTTTCCACCAACCCACGCGCCTTCAAGTCAGCCTCTAACTTTTTCTTATATCCATCTGGATCCTCATACCAATCTGGTGTCAGATAGAGTATGCTCTGCAACAGCGTCTCCAACCAGTAGGAGGTCAATGCTGGAAGCTTCTGGGTTCCCAGTAAATTTTGCAAAGAGGAAGGAATCGTTAACCCCTGAGAATGCATATAAATCAACATAGCTGACAAGTACTTGGGATCTTCTAAGAGCAAATCAGATGATATATCCCCTTTGAGGACCTTAGACCCTGCTACAAATGTTTGAAAATCAGGATCGACTATAAGGTGATGAATATAGTCCCACTTAGTCTCCTCAAACTGTTTGAGACGTTCCGACTCTTCAGCTGTTGGTGAACACATATAGACAAAATCCTGATGAGGGCAAAGAGTGTCTTCCTTGACTAGTTCAGGTACCGTGATTTCTTGATCGATCTCCCCACACATACGGATATAGCGTTCCCAGAGTTCAGGCTCACTGTCATAAGGTGGTGTCGCTGTCAGGGAGATGAGTTTCAGCGGTCCATACTGCTTGCGAAAGACTTCCAGACTTTTCCACCATTCATTGCGCAGGTGGTGGCACTCGTCCAAACAAAGAGTCGCAACTTTCTGAGCTCTTAGGCTTGCAAACAAATCAAACCCCACAAAATCCTCTGCTTCTCCATCTTCTTGTGATTGCAGTTGGTTCATGGCACTATGAAAAGCCTGATAGGTCACAATTGTTAATGCCTTCATCTCCTTTAAGTTTTGGGAAACGAGGTCTGAAAGCCTCTGACCATCCTCTAGAAAAGCAGTTTGGATCCTATCTACCCATTGTTCGCGAATGGTGACAGTCGGAACTAAGATGAGGGCTGGGTTGCCAAAACGAGCGATTAGCTCGATACCAATGGTTGTCTTTCCAGACCCTGGAGCGGCCACTAGATGAACATGACCGTCTGCTTGATAGTCCTGAAAACAATCCAAGACCTGTTTTTGATATTGGCGCCAGCTTCCTTTAAAGTTTAAACCTAACATGATACCCCTCATTCTATACCGTCATTTTCTTATTCTCATTTTACCACACTTATTTCTCCAGTCAGATAATCCAGATAGTTTTTCTCCATAAAATATGGTATAGTAGAATCATACTATCTATGAGGAGTTTACATGTCACAGGATAAGCAAATGAAAGCTGTTTCTCCCCTTCTACAGCAAGTCATCAATATCTCATCTATCGTCGGGGGAGTCGGTACCTTGATTTTCTGTATTTGGGCCTATCAGGCAGGAGTGTTACAGTCAAAGGAAACCCTATCAGCCTTTATCCAGCAAGCTGGAGTCTGGGGGCCACCACTCTTTATCTTTTTACAGATTCTACAAACCGTTGTACCGATCATTCCGGGAGCTTTGACCTCAGTGGCTGGGGTCTTTATTTACGGCCACATCATCGGGACTATCTATAACTATATCGGCATCGTGATTGGCTGTGCCATTATCTTTTACCTTGTGCGCCTCTACGGAGCTGCCTTTGTTCAGTCGGTCGTTAGCAAGCGCACCTATGACAAGTATATCGGTTGGCTAGATAAGGGCAATCGTTTCGAGCGGTTCTTTATCTTTATGATGATCTGGCCAGTTAGCCCGGCTGACTTTCTCTGTATGCTGGCTGCCCTCACCAAGATGACCTTCAAGCGCTATATGATTATCATCGTTTTGACCAAGCCCTTTACCCTAGTGGTTTATACTTATGGTTTGACTTATATTATTGATTTCTTCTGGCAGATGTTTTGAGGATAGAATATAGCCTGATACTAAATATACTTTGGTATGGAAATCATGCCTATTTGTCAATAGTGAAGCGAGGATTTACCTAGCCTTTCCGCCGTGATAAAAACACCTGAAATCTAATGGTTTCAGGTGTTCGGAAACTTTGAGACAGTAGGCTCAAAGTTTCGATATGGAATTTCGAAGAAAGTCGCTACCGTCCGTAATCACTTAAGGAAAGGCTCAAAAAAATTGTCTTCAAAGAAAATATCCGTTTGGTTTCCCAAGCGGATGTTTTCTTTGTTTTATTTTGCGACACTCTTAGCAAGGACAAAGTTCCCAAGTGTGGCAGAACCATTTCCAGCAACTGCTGGCGTCACGATATAGTCACGCACGTCTGGTACTGGTAGGTAGCCATTGAGAAGTGCTGTAAATTTCTCACGCACACGGTCCAGCATGTGTTGTTGGGCCATAACCCCGCCACCAAAGACGATCACATCTGGACGGAAAGTCACTGTAGCATTGACCGCAGCCTGAGCGATATAGTAGGCTTGAACATCCCAGACAGAGCTGTTGAGTTCGATGTTTTCGCCACGAACACCTGTACGAGCTTCTAGACTTGGACCAGCCGCAAAGCCTTCCAAACAGCCCTTGTGGAAAGGACAGACGCCGTTAAATTCTTTTTCTACATCCATTGGGTGTTTAGCCACATAGTAGTGACCCATCTCAGGGTGACCCACACCACCAATAAACTCACCACGTTGGATAACACCTGCACCAATACCTGTACCGATCGTGTAGTAAACCAAGTTTTCGATACGGCCACCAGCATTGTTACGAGCAACCACTTCACCATAGGCAGAGCTATTTACGTCAGTTGTAAAATACATGGGTACGTTGAGGGCACGACGAAGGGCACCAAGTAGGTCTACATTTTCCCAGTGAGGTTTTGGAGTCGTTGTGATAAAGCCATAGGTTTTTGAGTTTTTGTCGATATCGATCGGACCGAAGGAACCGATGGCAAGGCCTGCAAGATTATCGAATTTAGAAAAGAATTCGATGGTTTTATCGATCGTTTCGATAGGAGTTGTTGTAGGAAACTGTGTTTTTTCTACAATGTTAAAGTTTTCATCACCGACAGCACAGACAAACTTTGTACCGCCCGCTTCCAAGCTTCCATATAATTTTGTCATGATAAACCTCTTGTTTTTATTTTCTTTATTATAGCATATTTTGAAAGTCTAGATTTCTCTATATTTTAGATTTTCCTCTGTAAATCTTACCATTCAAGCAAAAACGAACAAACATGTCATTTGTTCGTTTTGTTTTTAGATTTGATTTTTGAAGAGGATTAGGCTTTAACTTCGATGATTGCGTCACCCTTAGCAACTGATCCAGAAGCAACTGGATTTACTGAAGCAAAGTCTGCAGTGTTTGTTACGATAACCATAGTTGTGTTATCAAGACCTGCAGCAGCAATCTTAGCTGAGTCAAATGTTCCAAGAACATCTCCAGCTTTAACCTTGTCACCTTGGGCAACTTTATGGTTGAAGCCTTCACCGTTCATTGAAACAGTGTCGATACCAACGTGAATTAAGATTTCAGCACCGTTAGCTGTTCTCAATCCATAAGCATGGCCAGTTGGGAAGACGATTGTTACTTCAGCATCAGCTGGTGCATAAACAACATCTTGGCTAGGTTTCACGGCGATACCTTGTCCCATAGCTCCACTTGAGAATACTGGGTCATTCACATTTGAAAGAGCAACAACGTCACCAACGATTGGTGTTTGGATAACACCTTCGCTAGGTGAAACCACAGTACCAGTTACTGCTTCTTCTGTTAAACGGTCAGTTTCAGCTTCAGAAATTGCTCCTGAAACTTCTTCTACTTCATCTTCGTAACCAAACATGTAAGTAAGAGCAAAACCAAGTACAAATGATACAGCTACCATAAGAAGGTATTGTAGAAGTTGTCCGTTACCAATGTAAAGCATTGTACCAGGGATGACTGTGATACCATTACCAGTACCAGCAAGTCCAAGGATAGATGCCAATCCACCACCGATTGCACCAGCAATCAATGAAAGGAAGAATGGTTTACGGAAACGCAAGTTAACCCCGAAGATAGCAGGCTCAGTAATACCTAGGAAGGCAGAAAGAGCAGCTGGGAAAGCAAGTGTTTTAAGTTTAGGATTTTTAGTTTTCACACCAACGGCTACTGTCGCAGCCCCTTGAGCTGTCATCGCTGCAGTGATGATGGCGTTGAATGGGTTAGCATGGTCAGCAGCAAGCAATTGAACTTCAAGCAAGTTGAAGATGTGATGAACACCTGATACGACGATTAATTGGTGAACTCCACCAATCAAGAAACCACCAAGTCCGAATGGCAAGTTAAGAATAGCTTTTGTTCCAATGAGGATGTAACTTTCAACAACGTGGAAGACTGGTCCGATAACAAACAATCCAAGGATTGACATTACAAGGAGTGTTACGAACGGTGTTACCAAGAGGTCAAGTACATCTGGAACAACTTTACGAACAGCTTTTTCAAATTTAGCTCCGACAACCCCGATGATGAAGGCTGGAAGAACTGAACCTTGCAAACCTACAACTGGGATAAATCCGAAGAACTGCATTGCAGTTACTTCACCACCAGAAGCAACAGCCCAGGCATTTGGAAGTGAGTCAGATACGAGCATCATACCAAGGACGATACCAACGGCTGGGTTACCACCGAATACGCGGAAGGTTGACCATACAACCAAACCTGGCAAGATGATGAAGGCTGTATCTGTGAGGATTTGGCTGTAAATGGTAACATCTTCTGGAAGTGTGATTCCAAGAGCGTTCAAGAGACCACGAAGACCCATGAAGAGACCTGTCGCTACGATAACTGGAATGATTGGTACAAAGACGTCACCGAAAGTACGGATAGCACGTTGGAACCAGTTTCCTTGTTTAGCAGCTTCTGCTTTCATATCTTCTTTAGAAGATGTTGGTAAACCAAGTGCAACCACTTCGTCGTACATCTTGTTTACTGTACCAGTCCCAAAGATGATTTGGTATTGACCTGAGTTAAAGAAAGCACCTTGAACTTTTTCCAAGTTCTCGATAGCATCTTTGTTAATTTTCGCTTCATCTTTAACCATCACACGGAGGCGAGTCGCACAGTGCGCAACACTGTTAACGTTCTCACGTCCACCTAAGGCTTCGATGACTTTTTTTGCAATTTCTGTATTGGTCATTTGCAAAAATCTCCTTATAAAAAAATTTGTTCTTATTTGAAAGCGATTTTACTCGCCCTACGAGTATTATTTTATCATCTTTCAAAAATATGTCAAGCGTTTTGCAGAAATTTTTAAACCCTTTCTTTTTTCTCTGATTATTTTTGCTCGTTTTTGAGGGAAATTCTCTTTTTCCTCAAAAAAATATCTTTATACTTGAGGAATAAAGGTTTTTATTTACATTTTCTTTCATATTTTCGTGAAAATTTGCCAGATTTCCTTTACTTGATTTTTGGCAATCGTTTGACATATTTTTCTCTTTTTTAACATAAAAGGCTTGCTTTTTTTGCCGAAAACGTTTACTATTAATAATAGAATAGAACTTATGGAGGAAAGATAAAATGGAATGGACAACTGAGCGTCGTTACAGACGCTACGAAGACTGGACAAATGATGAAGTCAAGCAAATCAAGGAAAAGATGGCACAATCTCCTTGGCATACTCGTTACCATGTTGAGCCTAAAATGGGGCTTCTCAATGATCCAAATGGCTTTTCTTATTTTGATGGCAAATGGATTCTCTTTTACCAAAACTTCCCCTTTGGTGCAGCCCATGGGTTGAAGTCTTGGGTGCAGCTTGAAAGTGATGATTTGGTGCACTTTACAGAAACTGGAGTCAAAGTTTTGCCAGATACTCCATTTGATAGCCACGGTGCCTACTCTGGTTCTGCCATGCAGTTTGGCGATCAGTTGTTCCTATTCTATACAGGAAATGTCCGTGATGAAAACTGGATCCGTCACCCATACCAGATTGGCGCTTTGATGGACAAGGATGGCAAGATTACAAAGATTGACAAGATCTTGATTGACCAGCCAGCAGACTCTACTGACCACTTCCGTGACCCACAAATTTTCAACTTTAAGGGACAATATTATGCTATCGTCGGTGGACAGGACTTAGAGAAAAAAGGCTTCGTCCGTCTCTACAAGGCTGTGGACA comes from Streptococcus oralis and encodes:
- a CDS encoding DEAD/DEAH box helicase family protein, whose protein sequence is MLGLNFKGSWRQYQKQVLDCFQDYQADGHVHLVAAPGSGKTTIGIELIARFGNPALILVPTVTIREQWVDRIQTAFLEDGQRLSDLVSQNLKEMKALTIVTYQAFHSAMNQLQSQEDGEAEDFVGFDLFASLRAQKVATLCLDECHHLRNEWWKSLEVFRKQYGPLKLISLTATPPYDSEPELWERYIRMCGEIDQEITVPELVKEDTLCPHQDFVYMCSPTAEESERLKQFEETKWDYIHHLIVDPDFQTFVAGSKVLKGDISSDLLLEDPKYLSAMLIYMHSQGLTIPSSLQNLLGTQKLPALTSYWLETLLQSILYLTPDWYEDPDGYKKKLEADLKARGLVEKRQVYLVKSKASDQLLTQSLGKLSAIADIFLTEYESLGQELRQLVLADYIRKDFATYLGDNQATISQLGVLPYFESIRRKAQEQEITVSLAVLSGSVVILPTDVAAELKELLPQVPLSFSSIGHLDPKDYVQVGFPSSAKGIVAAVTELFQRGRIQVLVGTKSLLGEGWDAPCVNSLILGSFVGSFMLSNQMRGRAIRIWSGHPEKTSNIWHLVAVQAQALITLPGEEPRPESNQDLQTLSRRMEHFLGLAYNQESIETGLDRLDFPKPPFKKKQISEYNERVKSLSKDRAGLRQKWQDALVVADQFEIVTEVATQKQKIPVMLLLDALKWVRMSLLLLAVDLLVLLFRLRLIGVWWLTAACLLFLAFASWRYLRYKSPYKRLQSLGEQIRKALLDSGHLTDDQSRVQVEEDKENYMVFAYLKGGSMRDKELFAQTVGEFFAPVDNQRYLLKAEKVLQGQSPYYVVPSLFDKRKEEAQKFLDFLTPTIGHYHLVYTRTETGRKTLLEARIKALSNKNDRILTKKKVKSQLE
- a CDS encoding TVP38/TMEM64 family protein; this translates as MSQDKQMKAVSPLLQQVINISSIVGGVGTLIFCIWAYQAGVLQSKETLSAFIQQAGVWGPPLFIFLQILQTVVPIIPGALTSVAGVFIYGHIIGTIYNYIGIVIGCAIIFYLVRLYGAAFVQSVVSKRTYDKYIGWLDKGNRFERFFIFMMIWPVSPADFLCMLAALTKMTFKRYMIIIVLTKPFTLVVYTYGLTYIIDFFWQMF
- a CDS encoding sucrose-specific PTS transporter subunit IIBC, translated to MTNTEIAKKVIEALGGRENVNSVAHCATRLRVMVKDEAKINKDAIENLEKVQGAFFNSGQYQIIFGTGTVNKMYDEVVALGLPTSSKEDMKAEAAKQGNWFQRAIRTFGDVFVPIIPVIVATGLFMGLRGLLNALGITLPEDVTIYSQILTDTAFIILPGLVVWSTFRVFGGNPAVGIVLGMMLVSDSLPNAWAVASGGEVTAMQFFGFIPVVGLQGSVLPAFIIGVVGAKFEKAVRKVVPDVLDLLVTPFVTLLVMSILGLFVIGPVFHVVESYILIGTKAILNLPFGLGGFLIGGVHQLIVVSGVHHIFNLLEVQLLAADHANPFNAIITAAMTAQGAATVAVGVKTKNPKLKTLAFPAALSAFLGITEPAIFGVNLRFRKPFFLSLIAGAIGGGLASILGLAGTGNGITVIPGTMLYIGNGQLLQYLLMVAVSFVLGFALTYMFGYEDEVEEVSGAISEAETDRLTEEAVTGTVVSPSEGVIQTPIVGDVVALSNVNDPVFSSGAMGQGIAVKPSQDVVYAPADAEVTIVFPTGHAYGLRTANGAEILIHVGIDTVSMNGEGFNHKVAQGDKVKAGDVLGTFDSAKIAAAGLDNTTMVIVTNTADFASVNPVASGSVAKGDAIIEVKA
- the scrK gene encoding fructokinase ScrK: MTKLYGSLEAGGTKFVCAVGDENFNIVEKTQFPTTTPIETIDKTIEFFSKFDNLAGLAIGSFGPIDIDKNSKTYGFITTTPKPHWENVDLLGALRRALNVPMYFTTDVNSSAYGEVVARNNAGGRIENLVYYTIGTGIGAGVIQRGEFIGGVGHPEMGHYYVAKHPMDVEKEFNGVCPFHKGCLEGFAAGPSLEARTGVRGENIELNSSVWDVQAYYIAQAAVNATVTFRPDVIVFGGGVMAQQHMLDRVREKFTALLNGYLPVPDVRDYIVTPAVAGNGSATLGNFVLAKSVAK